The following is a genomic window from Armatimonadota bacterium.
GCGCGCGCGGCAGACATCCGTGCGATCCCAGCCGTGCGCGTTGAACACGCGCAGCGGCTTCTCGTGCGCCGCGGCCGCCGCCTTCGCCGCGCGGCTGAGGTAGTCCAGCGCGTCCGACAGCGCCCCGTGAGCCAGCTCGCAGGCTTCGCGGTAACCCACCATGAGATCCACGTACGAAATCTCGTTGTGCGTGCCGGTGATCGAGTCGTGGTGCTGCCCGCACAGCAACTGCCGCCATGCCTTGTCGAGCGGCTTCTCCGGATAGCTCGCCCCGAGCAGCCCAGCGAGCGCGGAGAACTTCTCCGCGCTGATGAGCAGGTTCTCGGCGATGCGATTGCCGATCTTCAGCTCGATGCGGCTGAGTGCGGTGCCGGGGTGGTAGAGCGACATGTCGCGCGAGGTCAACGGCAGCTGCGTGCCCGTTGCGCGGCATTCCTCGTCCACCGACCTGTGAAAGTCCGCTGGCACCGCCATCTGCACCTTCGGCACCAGCTCGCCGAGCCAGTCCGTCGGCGGCGTCTGGTCGCAGCCCGTGAGAAACGACGTCAGCCCCATCATCAGCGCGCTTTGCCGATCCACGTGTCCGCGCCGATGCACCAGGTGCGTGCCGTCCGGCGACACGTGGCGGAACAGCGGCGGGAAACCGTAGATGGACTTGCCCCACCCCACCGCCTCGCACCCGCCCTTGGCCGAGATCTGCGACATCTGCGCCGGGTGGCCGAACACGTCGCCCGGCGAATACACGTAACAGCGGCGGCCGAGCACGTCCTCGTGCCACAGCTGCCCGTACACCATGTTGCGCACGAACGTCTCGCCGCACGAGTTCAGCGCCTGCGGCTGGTTGTAAAACACGTCCGATTCCGCGCGCCCTTCCTCGTGCGCCTTGCGCAGGATCGCGCGGTGTCCCGGGAACAGGTCGAAGTACGGCTTGAGGTAGTCAATCTCCGACAGTATCCCCTTGAAGTTCGGATCCTTCTCGAACTGCTCGCAGTAGCGGCGCACGATGTCCAGCGCCCCCATCGCGTACACCCGTTGCTCCTCGTGGTACGTCGTGTCGAAGTGGAAGTCGCTGTACACGAAGCCGGTGCCGCGCGGATCGGGCCTCGGCGCGGGGGCGAACGTGAAGGGCGCGCTCGCCGCCTTGCCGTCAACTTCGAGCGACAACTCCGCCGCCACCGGACCCTCAGCCGCTTCCACCTTCGGCCCGCGCAGCCGTATAAACTGCGACTGCCCGGGGTCGAGCGCCACTGCGGCCCGCTCGTCGGCCACCCCCAACGCGACCTCCGCCCGCGCGGCGCCCAGGTTGCCGATGCGCACCTGGAGCACCTGGCGCGGGTCGTCCGCCGGCCCGAAGAACACGCCCTCGGCCGCCGGCGCCGCGGCAACTATGCCCCCGTTGGCGATTACCGCCGGCCGCACGGTGAAGCTGAGCAGACAGAACTCGACGCCGTCCGCGATATACCCCGGCCTCACCTTGGCGAGAAACAGGTTCCGCCCCGCCTTCAGTCGCACCGGCAGCAGCAGCTGCCGCATCCCCATGCCTTTGGCTAGGCCGTACGGCTGATCGAGGATCTGCTCCCCGTTCAGAAACAGCCGCATGCCGGAGTGATACGCCTCGACGAAAGCGACCTCGTCCTGCTCGCAATCCACGTACGTCGCGAGGTAGAACACCGCGTTGCGCTGCACCGTGCGGTACAGCAAATCGCCGGCCCGGCCGGTCAGGCCGATCCGCGACTCGCGCAGCCGCCGCCACTGCCAGCGCGGCGGTCCGAGGTATTCGTTCGCGACCCACTGATCCTCCACCGGGCGGATGCTGCGCTCCCCGCCCGCCGCCGCGAGGTAGTCGATGTCGAGGATCTTGGGTCGCTCGAACATGTACTCCCGTTCGAAGAATGCCTCCGTCTCCACCACGAACGGCCCGGCGATCAGCCAGTCCGCGATAACCGGCTGCTCCATCAGAGAGGAAAACGAATTGACTGGAACCTGCGAATCATCCACCTGCAAGACCGTCTCCTTTGTCAGATGTTCCGGCACTGCTTCTGGCCCACGCGCTCGGATTCCTTTCCCGCCGCGTCACGCGCGCCGCCGGTGCTGCGCTCGAAAGCACGCATCTTCGCGCGGCGTGGGCACGCGCGCCCAACCACCCCCTGCCTCGCGCGGAACTGCGCGTCGACATCGTAAACGCCGCCCCGCCGCTTGCGCGCGCCTTGCTGCATTGCTACAATATGGCGCCGGAAGGACGCCCAGCTCATGGCCAAAGCTCGAACGGCATACGACGTGCTCGGGCTGCCCTATGACGCTCCGCCCAGCCAGGTCCGCAGTCGCTACCGCCAATTGACGCGCCGCTTCGAACCTGACCTCGAGCCTGAGCAGATCTTCGAACACGAGGATTTCCTGCGCATCGCCAAGGCGTATCTCGTCCTTGACTCCCCGCGCAGAAGCGACTACACGAAGCTGGTGCGTACCGCTCGCGGCGCCCCCGTCGAGACCCCGGACCTTTATACCCGTCTCTCCACCGAATCCAAGCTTCTCCTCGCCGCCGAAGCCGGTGTCGCCCGCCGCCAGTACAAGGCCGCCGCACGCCTCGCCAAGGACGTGCTCGAGCAGAACCAGCGCAACGCCAAAGCTTACGCGCTCCTCGGCGACATCCTGCGCATCCAGAGCAAGTACGGCGAAGCCATCTCGATGTACAACTACGCCATCCAGATGGACCCCGACCACCGCCGCTACTGGCAGCTCCTGGAGGAGTCCACCGCGCTGCGCGAAGGCCGCCGCGTTCGCCGGTCGCTCGAGGACGAGCCGGGGCGCTGGCACCGCCCGGTGCAGGTGTGGCTCATGATCGGTGTCGCCGCGCTGTTCATCGAGGCGTCCATCCTGCTCCTGCGCGCCAGCCGCGGCCCCGCGCTCTTCTTCGGCCTGCCCGCGGAAATGCTCGCCATCGCCGCCCTCGACGGCATGCTTGCCGGCCTCGCGCTCGCGGCCACCGACATCCTCACCCCCTACGACGACGAGATGATCTCCTACTCCGTCTTGTCCTACTGGGCGCAGGCGGCGCCGGTGCCGGTATTCGCGTTCGTCCTGCTGCCCGGGCTGGTATTCTTCTGGGTCGCCATCCCGTTGTACGCCATCACTGCGTATCTCGACGAGTACGCCTCAATCGCGATATGCATGGCACTCACCATCACCGCGATGCTGACCCTCGGCTTCTGCTTCGTCTATCCTGAGCTGTGGCTGCCGTTCTTCATCTTCGGCGGCAACTTCATCTGGGCGGGCTTCAACGCCGGCTGGGCGATCGGCAGCATGCGCTCCTCGCCCTGGCAGGCGGAGGAGTAAGCGCGCGCGCCCTCGAAGTCCGTCAGCGTTGTCGCGCAGACCGAGCGCCGGCAAGCGATGCCGAGTCCGCCCGACGATCAGGAGGTTCCGATGCTCGCTGCGAGTTGGCTCCCACACATCCCGGGCGCGGCCGGGATGACCGCCCTGACTCTCTGCGCCATCGCGTGCATCGGCCTGGCCATGCGCCCGGGCCGCGCCGCCGACGCCGCGGGGGATTCGCGCATGCCCACCGGCAAGACGTTCCGCAACTCCATCGGCATGGAGTTCGTGCGTATCGAACCGGGCAACTTCGTCATGGGCCACGACGGCAGCAAGCTTCCTGACAACCTGCTCGACCCGCGCGAGCCGGACGGCGAGCGCAGAGCGTGGCTCCGCGAGACCGGTGACTACGATGAGGTGCCCGCCCACACCGTAACCATCAGCAATGCGTCATACGTTGGAGTCCATGAAGTCACCAACCAGCAGTACGAGGAGTTCGACCCTCTCCACACTTACCTGCGCGGCAAGCTCGGCTTCTCGATTGATGACGATGAGGCCGTCGTCTTCGTGAGTTGGCACGAGGCGCAGGCGTTTTGTGACTGGCTGTCCCGGAAGGAAGGGCTTCCGTATCGCTTGCCCACCGAGGCCGAGTGGGAATACGCCTGCCGCGCCGGCACCACGACCCTGTTCTCCACCGGCGACGCCCTGCCGGACGACTATCTCAGGAATCCGAGCAGCTCCTGGTACCCCGACCTCAGGCGCGGGCGCGGCCGCGACGAGGTCGTCCCGCTCCACGTCGGCGGGACGCCGGCCAACCCCTGGGGCATTCACGACATGCACGGCAACGTCGAGGAGTGGTGCCTCGACTGGTACGGGCCGTACGAGGAGCAGCCGCAGACCGACCCCGTAGGCCGCGCCGACGGGGACTTCAAGGTGACGCGCGGCGGCAGCCATTCCACGTTCGCGTATTACCTGCGCTCGGCCAACCGGATCGGTACGCTGCCCGAGGACACGTCCTGGTATATCGGCTTCCGCGTGGTCATCGGGGAGATGCCCCGGAGCGCCGCGCTGCCTCCGATACCTCCGCCCCCGTGTCAGCAAGACGTCAGGCAGCGAAAGCCGCGCCGGACCGCGAAGGCCCCCGACCCGNNNNNNNNNNNNNNNNNNNNNNNNNNNNNNNNNNNNNNNNNNNNNNNNNNNNNNNNNNNNNNNNNNNNNNNNNNNNNNNNNNNNNNNNNNNNNNNNNNNNGTGCCCGCAGGACATGCCAAGCGCTTGCCTCGGCGACCACGAGCACTCGCTGGATGTCTTCAGCGCGGTGTCCGAGTGCATCGAGCGCCGGCCCGCGCGGGGCGTGGAACACGGGCGGCGGGCCGGGGTCATGCACATGGCGAAGCGCGCGCGCGGGCGCACTCGTCGCGAGATAGTGATGAAGGCGGTAAGCCCACGTGTCCGTAATCGCCTGGAGTTGCTCATCACGTTCGCGCAGCGACCGGGTCAGGGTGTCGATCCGGGCTTGTGCGCGAGCCGGGGCCGACGCCGCGCTCGCGGCGTCGGCGGCAGCCGTCACCGCCATCACCCTATCGCGCAGTTCGCCGACGCTCCGGCGGCATGCCGTCAACCATCGGTAGCGCGCCTCACCCTTGCGGTGAGCGGCGGCGTGCCCCACTGCGAGCAGGCCCTCATACGCCGCGAGCGTGAGGCGTGCCGTGCGTTCCCAGGTGAAGTTGGCGAGCAGCTCGTTGCGCAGGATGTGGCTCTTCGGGACCCGGTGTGCGAGTTCCACAGCGCGTCGAATGGCGGCGACGTCCAGGGGATCGGCATACCACGCGCGGTTGCCCACATACTCGGATATCGGCGAATGAGCGGTGCACACCAGATTGCACCCGGCCAAGCCTGCCTCGATGCTCGACATCCCGGTTGGTTCATAGCAGCTCACCAAGGCATGCACCTTGGCGGCCGCGTACGCGGAGGCAAGCTCGTCTGGATCCAACCGGCCGACGAAGATGACGTCGTCGCCCGCTTCCTCGCGGCAGCGCCGTTCGTAACCGTCCTCGGCGGAGGGGTAGGCGAGAACCAGCGGAGTATTGAAGCCGCGCAGCGCGCGGATGAGCCGGAGTTGGTTCTTCGGTCTCGCCAGCACCGCCGAGCACAGCACGAAATCGCGCACTCCCACGCGCTCGACAAACGGCTCGGCATCAGCGGCCGCGAAGAACGACTCCGCGGCCAAGGGGACGACGCGCTGTTGTTCCGGCGCGACGCCCATATCGCGCGTCAGCCATCCGCCCTCCATTTGCGAAGCGGTCAGCACCACATCCGCCTCCCCCAGCACCACGCGATAGAGATGATCGCCGAAGGAATGCGCGAGGCGTACCGCGGTCGGCAGGGGCTGCTCCGCGCCGAGGCACTCCGGCAGCCGCCCCTCGTCCCAGTACTGCGCGGAGAAGACCAGGGGCTTGCATTGGCGCTGTGCATTGGCGCACTGAGTGAGGAGGTCGTCCATCTTCGGCGCGCCGAACAAGTGGACGAGATCATAGCCGGCCAGATCGGGCTCGAGTTCGCAGGTATGGTCGGCCGCCACGCCGACGGCGGCGAGGTACTCCCGGGTCTTCTCAATGAGATGCGACGTGTCCCCGCCGGGATGATCGGGAGCGGGACTCTGCAGTAGTACCCTCAAGGCTGTTCTGTCCTCGTGTAGTCCAATGGAATCCGTGTGCTCGTGTCGGGCGCTGCGCTGGCCGGGTCATGCTCAGCCAACCCATTCCGGAGCGGTCTCGACGGCGCGGCTCATCCGCACTCCCGACCGGCGCAAACGCCGCGCACCTCGTGCCGGAACTGGCTACTTCACCTTTGCCGGAGTCTGCTCCTGCACTCCCGGCATCCCCGGACGACGCGGGGCGGAAACCGCGGCCTGCGTTGACAGTGGGAGGCGTGTGCGATAATATCACGCCCGGAGCGCAATTGCGGCGTGTTGCACACGACGCGGAGCAAGCCCGCAGCATGAGCACCGACTACCTTCTGCAGATACTCAAGCCGACGACAACTAAGATCTGTCGCCAGCACCCCGGTCGCGCGACGATCGGCGACACCGCTGAGGCACTGAACGAACCGGGGATGCTTGACCTGCTCGCCTCGCCGGTGGCGGGGGGCAGTCTCCCGCTCGGCGCCGGCGTTCTCCCCGAAACGATGGTTGCCTTCTCGGTCGGCACCACAGCGGCGTGGCTGGTAGTGGGGGAGCACGAGAAGAAACCCTGCCCGTTCAACTGGCTCGGAGGTGAACTCGAGCTAACGTGGAACCGTCCCGCCCGCCGCGGCGAAGCGCTGATCGGCCGCGCGCGGCTTAAAGAGATGCGCCGGTTCACGCTCCACGTGGACATGGAAACGTCTTCAGCGCAGACCGGCGAAGTGCTCATGACCGGAGAGATACGATTCGTCGCCGTTCGGGGCGGGCGCGCTCTGCGGCTCAGCGACAGCTTGCTCGTGTTCGAGCAGCCAACTCCAGAGGCGGCACAGGACTCATCGCCCGCGGAACCCTCAGGACGCACCGGAAGCGCGAGGTTCTCGCTTCGCGAAGCGCTCCGCCGCCTGCGTCCCGGATCCCGAGGGACCAGCGGGTCTACCTAGCCGCCACGTACTGATACGGCTCGCAGCTCTAGGGATGCCGCCGGCCGGTGTCCGGCCCTGCTCGGTCGCACGGCCGGGCCGGACGCGGCGGAGACATGGTCTGCGGGATGCAGCGAAAAGGCACAGCAACGGGAAATCCGGCATGAAGGCGCTAGCCAAAAGGCTGTTGGATCGGTTTTTCGCTTACTTCGTCTCCCGTTACCTTCAGCCCGAGCTTGACCTGATCAAGGCTCAGCAGTCAGGCTTCGCCGAAGAGCTGGGGGAGGCAGCGCGCGCTCGCACTGCGGAGCCAAGCCCCGTGAGCCCGCCGCCAGCGGATGCTCGCGTGCCGGACGGTTCGCTCCGACTTGACCTGCCGACCACCGGCCTGTCGCTCGTGGCTGGAGAACGTGTCATGCTCAGCACTACCGTGCGCAACGCGGGCCCGAGCGCACCGAACCTCAGCGTGGAGGTGAAGGAGCCTTTCGGGTTCGGCGTTCTTGCCACCCCTGTCACGCCGATGCCCTTCGAGTTGGGGAGTGGTGAGCAGAAGGAAGTGAACTGGGAGATCGTCGCGCAGCGCCCGAGCGAGGTCAACCTGGGCCACCCGTGGCGATTGGAATTCGTCGTCCGGAGCGCCTCGGAGGAGCGCGGGCGGACGGATCTTTCCGTCGAGGTAGCCGACCCGGAGCCAGGACGCATTTACTACGTGCTGACCGAGGACTGCGAAACCTTCGACGGGGGAGAGTTGACCGGCGACTACAGCGCCCTACCCGAGTTGCANNNNNNNNNNNNNNNNNNNNNNNNNNNNNNNNNNNNNNNNNNNNNNNNNNNNNNNNNNNNNNNNNNNNNNNNNNNNNNNNNNNNNNNNNNNNNNNNNNNNGTTATCGTATCGAGGATAGCCGCCGAGTTCGATCTTCTCCCCGTCGCGCAGGAAATCGCCCTCCCACCCGAACTGAAGACGGCCCTGTGACGGCGAGTCATAGGTCACGGTCAGTTCGCCGAACTCGAGGGACGCCCCGCAAATTCTCTCCACGAAACGCGCGAAATCGCCGCACTTCCCCCGAGACCCGAGTTCGCAGATATACATGTTCTGCCGGCCCGCCACGATCATCTCGCGGTTCTGATCCTCGCCCGCCGCCGTCTGCCACTGATAGGGATGCTGCGAGCGCAGCGCGAGGTACCCGTCGCCCTCGCGCGCGAACACCCAACCGTCCCGCTCGATGACCTCGTCGAACTGGTCGCGCGGCAGCCACGCGTGGGTGAAGTCGAGCGTCTCGGGGACATAAAGGCCCGGCTGGTCAACCGCGTTGTACACCACGATCGCGACGTTCTCGCGCTGGGCCACGCGTGGCAACCACCCCGAGCCGGTCCAATAGTTCGGCGATTCCCCCGTGTACTTCGCGGGATGCGTGGTGAAGCACACCGCGTCCGCGCCCAGCGTCGCCTGCCAGATGTGCTGCTGGTCGCCGCCGTACCCGACGCGGTAATCCTGCGCCGAACTCAGCATGTACTCCGGCGTCTTGTACGTGTACACGTTGACCTCGTCGCGCAAGTTGCGGCACACGTCGTGTTCGTACATCCTCGCGAGTTGCGGCAGCATGCCGGCGGCGCGCGCCTGCTCCAGCACCTGGCGCTGCGCGGCGAACGGCGCGAAGAATGAATTCTCCCACCAGTTGAAGGCGTCCAGCATGTCAACGAACAGCTCGATCATCAGGGGATGCGCGTAGGCCTCCAGGCTCAGCCACACCATCCCGTCCTCGAAGTTGCTGAACCCCAGCCCCCAGCGCTCGGCCTCCTCGAGCTTGATGCCGATACGCTGGCGGTTAATCGTCTCCGGCCGCTTGACGTCGTTGGCGATCTCGTAGATGACCTGCGGCATCCGATAGTGCGGGCTCAGCGCGAGGCACGTCGCGCTCATGCTGCTCGACCCGAGCGTGCCCATGCCGAACAGAAGCCATGCCGCATTCGTCGTGCTCTCCCGGTCGGCCCACTTCTTATGATTCTCGTAACTGCGGCCGTGAGTGCTGCCGAACACCCCGCGATAGCTGTTCAACGCGATGTCCAACAGCAGCAGGTCGGTGACCATCGCTGCCCGCAGCGCGATCTCCTCATCCGCGCACAGATCAGCCAGGCTCAGCAGCGCCGCCAGGTCCTCGTCGTAATAGACGTTCGAGAACCACTCGCTGAAGCCCGTCCGGTAGCGCAGATCCAGCCAGCGCATGACGCGCGGGCGATGCGCCGCCATCATCTCAGTGCCGGTGCGGCCCGAGTTGGTGAAAATCGCGTCGGGGTAGAGCTGCCCCGCGAGGTACCCGCCGGCGCTGAACAGGATGTGGTGATTCTCCGACCACGTGCACATCGAATCAACGCCCGGCTCGTCGGGCCAGTACTTGAAGTCCAACACCGACTGCCGCGCGCGCGCCAGCAGTTCCGGGCTGACGCGCGGGCTCTCGGCGTGCCAGTACAGCAGCCGCAGAATGGCATGCAGCCCGAAGTCGGCGCAGTCCCACCGCTTGTCCATCTGGTTCAGCTCCGCCCCGATCGCGCCCTCGTTCGGCGCGCGGTTGGTTGCCAGGCGCGTGAGTTCCACGTACGCTTCATGAGCGGGACCCGTTGCGTACTGTTCGATCAACTGCTGCCGTCGAGCGGCAAGCTCGTCGTCATACGACTTGGCCGCCGCCGCCGGCCGCGAGGTCAGTGCCATCGCCAGTACCGCGCAGGCCGCCACTCCCG
Proteins encoded in this region:
- a CDS encoding glycosyltransferase family 4 protein, whose product is MRVLLQSPAPDHPGGDTSHLIEKTREYLAAVGVAADHTCELEPDLAGYDLVHLFGAPKMDDLLTQCANAQRQCKPLVFSAQYWDEGRLPECLGAEQPLPTAVRLAHSFGDHLYRVVLGEADVVLTASQMEGGWLTRDMGVAPEQQRVVPLAAESFFAAADAEPFVERVGVRDFVLCSAVLARPKNQLRLIRALRGFNTPLVLAYPSAEDGYERRCREEAGDDVIFVGRLDPDELASAYAAAKVHALVSCYEPTGMSSIEAGLAGCNLVCTAHSPISEYVGNRAWYADPLDVAAIRRAVELAHRVPKSHILRNELLANFTWERTARLTLAAYEGLLAVGHAAAHRKGEARYRWLTACRRSVGELRDRVMAVTAAADAASAASAPARAQARIDTLTRSLRERDEQLQAITDTWAYRLHHYLATSAPARALRHVHDPGPPPVFHAPRGPALDALGHRAEDIQRVLVVAEASAWHVLRA
- a CDS encoding DnaJ domain-containing protein, whose product is MAKARTAYDVLGLPYDAPPSQVRSRYRQLTRRFEPDLEPEQIFEHEDFLRIAKAYLVLDSPRRSDYTKLVRTARGAPVETPDLYTRLSTESKLLLAAEAGVARRQYKAAARLAKDVLEQNQRNAKAYALLGDILRIQSKYGEAISMYNYAIQMDPDHRRYWQLLEESTALREGRRVRRSLEDEPGRWHRPVQVWLMIGVAALFIEASILLLRASRGPALFFGLPAEMLAIAALDGMLAGLALAATDILTPYDDEMISYSVLSYWAQAAPVPVFAFVLLPGLVFFWVAIPLYAITAYLDEYASIAICMALTITAMLTLGFCFVYPELWLPFFIFGGNFIWAGFNAGWAIGSMRSSPWQAEE
- a CDS encoding formylglycine-generating enzyme family protein, which encodes MEFVRIEPGNFVMGHDGSKLPDNLLDPREPDGERRAWLRETGDYDEVPAHTVTISNASYVGVHEVTNQQYEEFDPLHTYLRGKLGFSIDDDEAVVFVSWHEAQAFCDWLSRKEGLPYRLPTEAEWEYACRAGTTTLFSTGDALPDDYLRNPSSSWYPDLRRGRGRDEVVPLHVGGTPANPWGIHDMHGNVEEWCLDWYGPYEEQPQTDPVGRADGDFKVTRGGSHSTFAYYLRSANRIGTLPEDTSWYIGFRVVIGEMPRSAALPPIPPPPCQQDVRQRKPRRTAKAPDP